TATGCTATGCAAGCGGGGGCTGCCCTAGTCGATTCCGTTGATAGTTCCCACGGTGCGATCGATCTTACCGAAAAAAATATCGCCCTGAATAATCTCAGTCAAGTTCCCCATCAATCCTACAGCGCCGATGTTTTTAACTTTCTGCGCGACTGTCAGGAGGATTACGATCTGATTGTCCTCGATCCCCCCGCTTTTGCCAAAAGTATCCAATCCCGTCATCAGGCGGTTATGGCTTATAAAAGATTAAATCAGCAAGCTTTCCAGAAAATTCGCCCCCAAGGTCTTATTTTCACCTTTTCCTGTTCCCAAGTGGTTAACGAAGAACATTTTCAGGGGGCTGTCATGGCTGCCGCCATTGAATCGGCTCGCCCAGTGCGAATTTTAGCACGTTTAAGCCAACCGGCGGACCATCCCACCAGTATCTATCACTCGGAAGGTTCCTACCTGAAAGGATTGGTTTTAGCGGTGGATTGATGGAAAATTAAACGATTACCATCGGGATCATAGATGTAGATTTCCGAACCGTGGGAAGCTTGGCTAATTTCTCCCCTAGCACCATAGCCGATTTCGCTCCAATGCTCGATCGCTTTTTCGAGACTCTCCACCTCGAAACAAATGCTCATGCCACTGCCCCGAGAATCGCCAAATTCCTCTCTGTGGGACTCTTTAGGGCAAAAAAGACCTAATTTAAGGTTAATCAGCCTAAATTCCGCATAAACGGCGGCAAGGTAGGGGCTTGGTTCCTGCTGCAACAGTTGACGATAAAACTGCACCGAGCGATCGAAATTACTCGTTCCTAGGGCAATAAAAGCCTCTGTGTAATTGAATGGACTATCGGGGGGGTTATTCATCGGGGTTGGCAAGCTTTTTCAGTGATCAGTAAACAGTAAACAATGGCTGGGGAAAGTTTAGTGATGGGGTGGCAGGGGGGATTAGGCCGCGTCTGACCAGTAAAGATAAGCCTGAAAACTCATAAATACCCCGCTAATTTCTTGAATTTCTCCCAATTGGGAGATCGCCTCGTTAATGGTGTGATATTTAATCTCGATCAGTTTTGGCAATTTCTCCCGGTCAAGCTCGCCAACGCCAGAGCGAATATACTGATCAAGAATAAAGTCCAGAAACTCCCGTTGTTTTCCCGTATATTTCGAGAAAATTAAATCTTTGTGCTTGATTACCCGCTCTTCTCTGGTCAGGGGTCTGGCTGCGTAGGCGATATAGGTCAGGACATCGTAAATATCACTGTTTTCCGTGTTGGTGATCCGGGCGATCGCCTGTAGCTGTTCCTCGCCGTAGCCTTTTTCCGCGAGTCCAGTTAGCAGGGATTTGCGGGTGTCGGGTCGGCTCCAGAGATGGCGCAATTCCGCTTCATCTTGAAAAAGATCGGGAATATCCCCGAAAAGCTGCTGGATAAACTCCTCGGCCGAGATCGGTTTTCCGTCAGCATTCCAGAAAGTTGTTTTCTGGATGTGTTCCAGTTCTCGTTCCTTGCCGTCGGCCAGTTTGATTTTAATTTTCTGACGTATCGGCAGAGGATCTGGCTCGTCGAGAGGATATTCGATCGCGTCAGGTGGTTTGGGGCGCGGCCTCGGATCGATGACGACGGGTTCCTGCGGTTCCCCGTCCCATTCGGGATCGTTAAAGTTTTCGTGGGCTTTAACAAAATCGTAGATAGTGAAATAGTCCTTATTATCAAAAAGGCGCGTCCCCCGGCCGATAATCTGTTTGAACTCGATCATCGATTTGACTGGACGCAGTAGAACGATATTTCTCAGGTTTCTAGCATCCACCCCAGTGGAGAGTTTGCGAGAGGTGGTGAGGATGGTGGGGAGCCTTTTCTCGTTATCTTGAAACTTTTTTAAGTGGGTTTCTCCCAAGCTGCCATCGTTGGCGGTAACGCGAGCGCAGTAGTTAGGATCGCTGCTGATGGCCATTTGATTGATCAGATCGCGAATGGCTAGGGCGTGGTCTTGATTGGCGCAGAAAACTAGGGTTTTCTCGTTTTGGTCGATCGCCTCCATAAAAATTTTTACCCGTTGGCGTTCCCGTTCCTCGATCTCGATAATCCGGTTAAAGTCGGATTCAGTATAAACCTTGTTTTCGTCGAGATCGCCCTCGATCAGTTCATCGTCGGGATCATATTGGTACTCGTCGAGGCTGGTGGTGAATTCAACCACCTTAAAGGGGGTTAGGTAGCCCTCGTTAATGCCTTCTTTCAGGGAATAGGTGTAGAGGGGTTCGCCGAAATATTTGTAGGTGTCGCCGTTGAGATCCCGTTTCGGGGTGGCGGTTAATCCCAGTTGTACAGCAGGGGCGAAGTATTCGAGGATTTTTCGCCAAGTGCTTTCGTCGTTGGCCCCGCCCCGATGACATTCATCCACGATCACCAAGTCGAAAAAGTCGGGAGCGTATTCGAGGAAGTTAGGGGCTAGTTCCTCGCCGTTTTGGGTCATAAAGGTTTGAAAGATCGAAAAAAAGACGCTGCCGTTTTTAGGGACTTTCTTTGTTTTCTGGATGTTCTTCGGTTCGATCCGAACGAGGGCATCTTCGGGAAAGGCGTTGACACTCCCCGCGCTAAAGCGACGGGGATTCTTGGTTCAAAGAGATTACTTGCTTAGACAGAATCGCTTCTGAAAAAGTAGAGGTATTCTCTCCCCAAGCGTTTATCGGATCTAGCCCGAAAGTTCCCGTATGCCCTACGGTACTTAACCCTTTTTTAAGGATATTGATAGCGGCGTTTTCATCCCTATCTAAAACACACCCACATTTACACTGATGGGTTCTAGTCGATAAAGATTTCTTAACAATTTCACCACAGTTTGAACAGTTTTGGCTTGTATAGTTCGGTGGGACAGCAATCGTTATCTTGCCGAATTTAACTCCAAAATATTCTATCCATTCTCGAAACTGATACCACGCCGCATCATTGATCGATTTAGCTAAACAATGATTCTTGACTAAGTTCTTGATTCTTAAATCTTCGTAGGCTATCACATCGTTAGAGTGAACTACGCACTTGGCTAACTTTACAGCAAAGTCTTTACGTTGCCTACTTATTTTAAGATGAGCCTTAGCTAATCTTTGTCTAGCTTTTTGACGATTTGTACTTCCCTTTTTCTTTTTAGATAACTGTCTTTGAAGTCGTTTTAATCGTTTCTCAGACTTTCTCAAGAATTGAGGATTATCAACCTTGTCGCCATTGTGATCTGTATAGAAAGAAGCCAAACCTACATCTAAGCCAATACACTTACCTGATGGTTTAACATCTTCTTTAACGTCACAAGAAAGGACAAATTGACAATAATAACCGTCCGCTCTCCGAATCAACCTAACCCGTTTAATATCGGATTCTTGAAAGTACCCTAAATCCCAAGTTCCTACCAACTTAAGAACACCAATGTTTTTCTTGTCAGTGAACTTAACAGTTTTAGGGCTAAGAAGCTTCCATCCTGATTGTTTGTATTCAACAGAGCGAGATTTTTTAAATTGAGGATACCCCTTTTTGCCTGATACTTTACGTTTACAGTTGTCGTAAAAACGACTAATTGAACTCCAAGCACGTTCAGCACTTGCCTGTCTAGCAGTTGAATTAAGTTCATCGGCAAATTTAAAGTCCTGAGCTAATTCTTTAGAATATCGGTATAAATCGTTCTTACCCGTACCTTTTGTATCCATCCATAACCTTACACATTTGTGACGGATGAATTGAGCAGTACGAATAGCATCGTCTATGGCTTGATACTGTTGAGTTTTAGCTTTAACTTTAAACTCTAAGACAAACATTTTACGCAGGGGGGACTTAGACAAAATCAGTATAGCACAATAAAAGTTAAGTTAACAAGATATAGTTTAAAAAGCCGTCCTAAAAGGACGGGGCTTTAACCCAAAATTTCGGTAAACTCGGTTAAAGCTTGATTAGCCAGAATATTGCGATCCGTGAGGAAGAGAATACAGGGCCGGTGGGTCGGTTCACCGCTCAGGTTCCAACTACTATGAAAGAGTTTCCATGCGATTTGAAGGGCGATCGTTGTTTTGCCGGTGCCGGTGGCCATGGTCAGGAGCATCCGTTTTTGACCAGCTGCGATCGCTTCTAGAAGCGCCTGGATGGCGTTGTGTTGGTAGTAGCGGGCCTCGCGCATCCCGCTTTTATTATCGGGGGGGACGGTGGCGAAACGGTCGCGCCAGTGGTTGGGATCCGGGTAGGTGGCGGACCAGAGTTCTTCCGGGGTGGGGTAGCGATCGATATAGCCTTCTTTTCCGGCGCGGGTATCCACTTGATAAATGCGGAGGCCGTTGGTACAGAGGGCGAAGGGGGTTTGCAGGCGCTCGGCGTAGTCCTTAGCCTGCCCAAGTCCCTCGGTGGGGTGCGCGTCGCGTTTTTTGGCTTCCAGGGTGGCGAGTTTGTGACCGCGATAGACTAAGACATAATCGCAGATTTTCGATGAACTGCGCTGGCCGTAACCCACCAGACGACCGGGGGCAATTACCTCGCGACGAATTTTACTGTCGGGAATGACTCCCCATCCGGCGGCTTTGAGGGCGGGGTCAATCAGTTCGGCTCTGGTTTCGGCTTCGTTCATGGGCTAGAAATCAAGTTGGCTGATGGCTTCCGCGATCGCTTGATCGGTTATGTCGGTTTGGTCGGTTTTGGAGTAGAGGGTGATGAGGACGATGGTGGTCTGGGTTTGCAGGTAGTAGATAACTCGATAACCGCCGCTTTTCCCCTTTTTAATATCACTGTTTTTGAGGCGAACTTTGAAAACGGGGAAATTGAATCCTTGAATGCGATCGCCGGGGGTTTGTCCTGTCTGAAGGGTCCGAAGTAGGGGTTGTAAGTCTTGGCGGATGGATCGATAGCGTTTGGCGAGGATTTTGAGATCTTTTTGAAAGCGGGGGGTGAGTCTAATTTCGATGGGGTTTTCGTTAATCGACATCAATGCCTTCCCACATTCGATCTAGGGGGATGGTATTTCCCCCTAGGGCTTCTTGCATTCCTTGTTTAAGGTTGGCAACGATTTCCTCGTCTGGGGTGTCGTCTGGGTTGTGCGATCGTTCCCGTTCTAATTCAAGGCGAAAGGATCTAACGATCTCGTAAATCTGAGTCAGGTGATCTTCGGGGATTTCGTGGAGTTCGTCGATGATTTTTTGGATGATCATGGAGCTACGGGAAGACGCTATTTACATTTTAACGGTTCTACTGGCTGAGTTGACCGGTGAAGGCTTTTTCTAGGATCGATTGTTTAAGTTCGGCGATCGCTTCTAGTTTGCGCTGGTAAATGGTTTCGAGTTTTTTTGCTTGTTGCTCAATTTTTTCGATTTTTAAGATTAGCTCTTTTTGACAATTAATATCTTCAGGAAACTCAATCACGATTTTTTTTAGTAAACTAGCTTTTATCCCTTGCGCTGTCGCACCAGTAGCTTGTTTATGGATTCTTTGCTGAATTGGTTGTGCTAGAAGTAAATACTTTAAAAAAGTACAATTTATATAATTTTCATCAGGTTGCATGATAATAACTCTCTGAGCGAAAACGACTTTTTTATCTGTATCTAATTGAGCAACATTACCGAGAGGAGCTTCAGTTGTAAAAAGAATATCTCCTTTTTTGGGAATCCCCCTAATCATCCAACTATCATAAATTTCTGGATCGACAAACTCTTGCGGTTCGCTCTGTAGAAAACCTTTTTTTATATTTTTGGCTGTAATCAGACGCATTCCTTTTGATGTTTTACTAGGTGTGCGTCCTCTGTAATCAATAAATTTAATGTGATCTTGAATGGTTGCCACTTTCCAGTTACCAGACTTCTCTGTAAAAATTTTATTTAAATAACTATCAAAAAGCTCCCGGGCATTAATTAAGTTTCTTCGGGTATTAGCTTCAGCTTGGGCTATACCCTCGAAAGCTTTGTCTAGTATCTCTACTATTCTTTTTTGTTCTTCGATCGGGGGCAAATCTATTGTAATATCAAATAAATTGTCTTGGCTAATATTCGTGATAGTTGACTGTTTAGAGCGATTGATAATAATTTCTCTGTATTTTCTACTGCGTAATAAATAAATAAGAAAATCCGAATCGACCATTTTTGACTTGATTGGTCTAGCCCTAATAATAAATCCACAAAAAACGACTGGCTCTGAAGCCCCTAGAAATAAAGATACCCAACCAACACCTTCACGTTTCACCGAAGAGCGAACAAATAGGATATCTCCTTTCTTTAGAAAATAACTATCTGAAAAATTTTTATCAACTCTATATAAATTATCTAGATCGACATAGTGATTGTCTGAATACATATTTAAAACATCTATTGTCAAAATTCCTTTGTCTCCCTTTTGATTTTTATTAAAATTAACCCCGTTTTTAAAATCGTATAATTCACCGAGCTTTATTGTTTTCCATTCACTCATAAAATCTCTCCAATACTTGTAAAAATCTACGCACTTACTTTAATTTTTTTGTTTTCTATCAATTTTCATAATCGAAACTCGATGCTGGTGGAGTGAAGTCGGATGCTGGTTGAGCGAAAGCCGAATGCTGGTTGAGTGAAGTCGGATGCTGGTTGAGCGAAGTCGGATGCTGGTTGAGCGAAGTCGGATGCTGGTTGAGCGAAGTCGGATGCTGGTTGAGCGAAGTCGGATGCTGGTTGAGCGAAGTCGGATGCTGGTTGAGCGAAGTCGGATGCTGGTTGAGCGAAGTCGGATGCTGGTTGAGCGAAGTCGGATGCTGGTTGAGCGAAGTCGGATGCTGGTTGAGCGAAGTCGGATGCTGGTTGAGCGAAGTCGGATGCTGGTTGAGCGAAGTCGGATGCTGGTTGAGCGAAGTCGGATGCTGGTGGAGTGAAGTCGGATGCTGGTTGAGCGAAAGTCGAATGCTGGTTGAGCGAAAGTCGAAACCAGCATCCCCCTCAGTTCTCATCCCTTGTTAATCCTCCATCTACGGAGAAATTCCGATAATGTGACTCATTTTGACACTCAGCCAAAATATGAAGAGAATCCCAATCACTACGCATCAAAGCCATCTTTTTCGCCCGACTCCAACCTTGCACCTGCTTCTCGCGATAAAAAGCATTTGCGACATGATCATAGTATTCAGCATAAACCAACTTGACCGGTAATCGCTTTCTAGTATGATTTGCACCGAAACCATTTTGATGTTGCCATAAACGACGGGGCAAATTCTTCGTACTGCCCACATAAAAAGAACCATCACAACATTCAAGAATGTACATATAGGCCATAGATTTTATCTGAGATGAAAGGCTCAATTTGGTTGGTTGAGGGGATATCGGGCTTCGGCTTCGCTCAGCCCTCTATTTGGGTTCGCTCAGCCCTCAATTTGGGTGGTTGAGCGAAGCCGAAACCACCCTTCCCATCAGCTAGGAGAAGACCCCAATAAATCGGAAATCGCCTCTAAAATCGACCCACTTTCCCTGTCCAATTCCGCAATCTATTTGGGTGGTTGAGGAGATATCGGGCTTCGGCTTCGCTCAGCCCTCTATTTGGGTTCGCTCAGCCCTCTATTTGGGTTCGCTCAGCCCTCTATTTGGCTTCGCTCAGCCCTCTATTTGGGTTCGCTCAGCCCTCTTTTAGCCCTCAATTTGGGTGGTTGAGCGAAGCC
This Microcystis wesenbergii NRERC-220 DNA region includes the following protein-coding sequences:
- a CDS encoding type II toxin-antitoxin system RelE family toxin, with product MSINENPIEIRLTPRFQKDLKILAKRYRSIRQDLQPLLRTLQTGQTPGDRIQGFNFPVFKVRLKNSDIKKGKSGGYRVIYYLQTQTTIVLITLYSKTDQTDITDQAIAEAISQLDF
- a CDS encoding RNA-guided endonuclease InsQ/TnpB family protein, coding for MFVLEFKVKAKTQQYQAIDDAIRTAQFIRHKCVRLWMDTKGTGKNDLYRYSKELAQDFKFADELNSTARQASAERAWSSISRFYDNCKRKVSGKKGYPQFKKSRSVEYKQSGWKLLSPKTVKFTDKKNIGVLKLVGTWDLGYFQESDIKRVRLIRRADGYYCQFVLSCDVKEDVKPSGKCIGLDVGLASFYTDHNGDKVDNPQFLRKSEKRLKRLQRQLSKKKKGSTNRQKARQRLAKAHLKISRQRKDFAVKLAKCVVHSNDVIAYEDLRIKNLVKNHCLAKSINDAAWYQFREWIEYFGVKFGKITIAVPPNYTSQNCSNCGEIVKKSLSTRTHQCKCGCVLDRDENAAINILKKGLSTVGHTGTFGLDPINAWGENTSTFSEAILSKQVISLNQESPSL
- a CDS encoding DEAD/DEAH box helicase family protein translates to MNEAETRAELIDPALKAAGWGVIPDSKIRREVIAPGRLVGYGQRSSSKICDYVLVYRGHKLATLEAKKRDAHPTEGLGQAKDYAERLQTPFALCTNGLRIYQVDTRAGKEGYIDRYPTPEELWSATYPDPNHWRDRFATVPPDNKSGMREARYYQHNAIQALLEAIAAGQKRMLLTMATGTGKTTIALQIAWKLFHSSWNLSGEPTHRPCILFLTDRNILANQALTEFTEILG
- a CDS encoding restriction endonuclease subunit S — translated: MSEWKTIKLGELYDFKNGVNFNKNQKGDKGILTIDVLNMYSDNHYVDLDNLYRVDKNFSDSYFLKKGDILFVRSSVKREGVGWVSLFLGASEPVVFCGFIIRARPIKSKMVDSDFLIYLLRSRKYREIIINRSKQSTITNISQDNLFDITIDLPPIEEQKRIVEILDKAFEGIAQAEANTRRNLINARELFDSYLNKIFTEKSGNWKVATIQDHIKFIDYRGRTPSKTSKGMRLITAKNIKKGFLQSEPQEFVDPEIYDSWMIRGIPKKGDILFTTEAPLGNVAQLDTDKKVVFAQRVIIMQPDENYINCTFLKYLLLAQPIQQRIHKQATGATAQGIKASLLKKIVIEFPEDINCQKELILKIEKIEQQAKKLETIYQRKLEAIAELKQSILEKAFTGQLSQ
- a CDS encoding VOC family protein, with protein sequence MNNPPDSPFNYTEAFIALGTSNFDRSVQFYRQLLQQEPSPYLAAVYAEFRLINLKLGLFCPKESHREEFGDSRGSGMSICFEVESLEKAIEHWSEIGYGARGEISQASHGSEIYIYDPDGNRLIFHQSTAKTNPFR
- the hsdR gene encoding EcoAI/FtnUII family type I restriction enzme subunit R, giving the protein MEPKNIQKTKKVPKNGSVFFSIFQTFMTQNGEELAPNFLEYAPDFFDLVIVDECHRGGANDESTWRKILEYFAPAVQLGLTATPKRDLNGDTYKYFGEPLYTYSLKEGINEGYLTPFKVVEFTTSLDEYQYDPDDELIEGDLDENKVYTESDFNRIIEIEERERQRVKIFMEAIDQNEKTLVFCANQDHALAIRDLINQMAISSDPNYCARVTANDGSLGETHLKKFQDNEKRLPTILTTSRKLSTGVDARNLRNIVLLRPVKSMIEFKQIIGRGTRLFDNKDYFTIYDFVKAHENFNDPEWDGEPQEPVVIDPRPRPKPPDAIEYPLDEPDPLPIRQKIKIKLADGKERELEHIQKTTFWNADGKPISAEEFIQQLFGDIPDLFQDEAELRHLWSRPDTRKSLLTGLAEKGYGEEQLQAIARITNTENSDIYDVLTYIAYAARPLTREERVIKHKDLIFSKYTGKQREFLDFILDQYIRSGVGELDREKLPKLIEIKYHTINEAISQLGEIQEISGVFMSFQAYLYWSDAA
- a CDS encoding GIY-YIG nuclease family protein gives rise to the protein MAYMYILECCDGSFYVGSTKNLPRRLWQHQNGFGANHTRKRLPVKLVYAEYYDHVANAFYREKQVQGWSRAKKMALMRSDWDSLHILAECQNESHYRNFSVDGGLTRDEN